From a single Bacillus pseudomycoides DSM 12442 genomic region:
- the polX gene encoding DNA polymerase/3'-5' exonuclease PolX, producing the protein MKVNKKQVIKLLETIGLFMELKGANPFKISAFRKAAAALESDDRSLSEIEDFTKIPGIGKGTAAVIQEYIEAGTSEVLEELEKEVPSSLLPLLKLPGLGGKKVAKLYKELGIIDMETLQRACEENKVQVLAGFGKKTEEKILEAIAQVGSRPERLPIAMVLPIAGEIEEKLSNIQEIVRFSRAGSLRRVRETVKDLDFIIATTEPAAVREHLLQFDNMIEVIASGDTKVSVRLQYEYDISIDFRLVKPEEFITTLHHFTGSKDHNVRMRQIAKDKGEKISEYGVENLETGEVKTFETEEAFFAHFGLPFIPPEVREDGKEVELIKEYPNLIQFSDIQGDLHMHTTWSDGAFSIEEMVQACRGRGYKFMAITDHSQYLKVANGLTKERLREQGKEIERINEKYPDITILRGIEMDILPDATLDFDDEVLAELDYVIGAIHSSFSQDRETIMKRLRTAIENKHVTMIAHPTGRLLGRREGYDVDTDLLIELAKETDTVLELNANPNRLDLSAKLLKQAQDAGVKVAINTDAHTLEMLEDMETGVAAARKGWIQKDTVINTWDIKRLLDFIKRNK; encoded by the coding sequence ATGAAAGTAAATAAAAAACAAGTGATTAAATTACTGGAGACAATCGGCCTTTTTATGGAACTTAAGGGCGCAAATCCATTTAAAATATCCGCATTTCGTAAAGCGGCAGCAGCATTAGAAAGCGATGATCGTAGTCTTTCTGAAATTGAAGATTTTACAAAGATTCCGGGCATTGGAAAAGGAACAGCGGCAGTTATTCAAGAATATATTGAAGCGGGAACTTCAGAAGTATTGGAGGAACTTGAAAAAGAAGTGCCGAGCAGCCTATTACCATTATTAAAATTACCGGGGCTTGGTGGCAAGAAAGTAGCAAAGTTGTACAAAGAGCTTGGCATTATTGATATGGAAACATTGCAAAGGGCTTGTGAAGAAAATAAAGTACAGGTATTAGCAGGGTTCGGTAAGAAAACGGAAGAGAAAATATTAGAAGCGATTGCTCAAGTTGGATCTCGTCCAGAGCGTTTACCGATTGCAATGGTCCTACCTATTGCCGGGGAAATAGAAGAGAAATTGTCGAATATCCAGGAAATTGTTCGATTCTCTCGCGCTGGTAGTTTACGACGCGTTCGCGAAACAGTGAAAGATTTAGATTTCATCATCGCAACGACAGAGCCAGCAGCGGTACGTGAACATTTATTACAGTTTGATAATATGATTGAAGTCATTGCAAGCGGTGATACAAAAGTATCCGTTCGACTTCAATATGAATATGATATTTCGATTGATTTCCGTCTTGTAAAACCTGAGGAATTTATTACAACTCTTCATCATTTCACAGGTTCAAAAGATCATAACGTAAGAATGCGCCAAATTGCGAAAGATAAAGGTGAAAAGATTAGTGAGTACGGTGTGGAAAACTTAGAAACGGGTGAAGTGAAGACGTTTGAAACAGAAGAAGCATTTTTTGCTCATTTTGGATTGCCGTTCATTCCACCAGAAGTACGTGAAGATGGAAAAGAGGTCGAATTAATTAAAGAATATCCGAATTTAATTCAGTTCTCTGACATACAAGGTGATTTACATATGCATACAACATGGAGCGACGGTGCTTTTTCCATTGAAGAAATGGTACAAGCGTGCCGAGGGCGTGGGTATAAATTTATGGCAATTACTGATCACTCGCAATATTTGAAAGTAGCAAATGGTTTAACGAAAGAGCGTCTTCGTGAACAAGGAAAAGAGATTGAGCGCATTAACGAAAAATACCCGGATATCACAATTTTACGCGGAATCGAAATGGACATTTTACCAGATGCAACGCTAGATTTTGATGATGAAGTATTAGCAGAACTTGATTATGTAATTGGTGCAATCCACTCTAGTTTCTCACAAGACCGTGAAACGATTATGAAACGTTTGCGCACAGCAATTGAAAATAAGCATGTTACAATGATTGCCCACCCAACAGGTCGTCTCCTTGGACGACGCGAAGGGTATGATGTAGATACAGATTTACTCATTGAACTTGCGAAAGAAACAGATACAGTTTTAGAGTTAAATGCGAATCCGAACCGATTAGATTTAAGCGCAAAATTACTAAAGCAAGCGCAAGATGCTGGTGTGAAAGTAGCAATTAATACCGATGCTCATACACTTGAAATGTTAGAAGATATGGAAACAGGTGTAGCGGCAGCACGTAAAGGCTGGATTCAAAAAGATACTGTGATTAACACATGGGATATTAAACGTTTATTAGATTTTATTAAACGGAATAAGTAA
- a CDS encoding endonuclease MutS2 — MLERTLRVLEYNKVKEQLLEHVASSLGRDKVKSLVPSTDFEEIVEMQETTDEAAKVIRLKGHVPLGGIFDIRPNVKRAKIGSMLSPHELLDIASTMYGSRQMKRFIEDMVDNGVELPILETYVAQIVSLYDLEKKITSCIGDGGEVVDSASDKLRGIRNQIRTAESRIREKLENMTRSSNAQKMLSDAIVTIRNDRYVIPVKQEYRGVYGGIVHDQSASGQTLFIEPQVIVELNNALQEARVKEKQEVERILMVLTEEVALEADTVLANVEVIANLDFIFARAFYAKRIKATKPIVNNERYMNLRQARHPLIDPEIIVPNDIMLGKDFTTIVITGPNTGGKTVTLKTVGICVLMAQSGLHIPVLDESEICVFKNIFADIGDEQSIEQSLSTFSSHMVNIVDILEKADFESLVLFDELGAGTDPQEGAALAISILDEVYNRGARVVATTHYPELKAYGYNREQVINASVEFDVNTLSPTYKLLIGVPGRSNAFEISKRLGLSDRVIDRARNHIGTDTNKIENMIAKLEESQKNAEREWNEAEEHRKQSEKLHRELQRQIIEFNDERDERLLKAQKEGEEKVEAAKKEAEGIIHELRQLRKAQLANVKDHELIEAKSRLEGAAPELVKKQRVKVKNTAPKQQLRAGDEVKVLTFGQKGQLLKKVSDNEWNVQIGILKMKVKESDMEYINTPQPVEKKAVATVKGRDYHVSLELDLRGERFENAMMRVEKYLDDAQLANYPRVSIIHGKGTGALRQGVQDYLKKHRGVKNYRYGDMGEGGLGVTVVELK, encoded by the coding sequence ATGTTAGAACGAACGTTGCGTGTATTAGAATATAACAAAGTAAAAGAACAATTACTTGAGCATGTTGCTTCTTCACTTGGTCGTGATAAAGTGAAGAGCCTTGTGCCAAGTACAGATTTTGAAGAAATTGTAGAAATGCAAGAGACAACGGATGAAGCAGCAAAAGTCATTCGCTTAAAAGGACATGTGCCGCTCGGTGGGATTTTTGATATTCGTCCAAATGTAAAACGTGCGAAAATTGGAAGTATGTTAAGTCCACATGAACTTCTTGATATTGCAAGTACGATGTATGGTAGCCGCCAAATGAAGCGATTTATTGAAGATATGGTTGATAATGGCGTAGAGCTTCCAATCTTAGAAACCTATGTGGCGCAAATTGTGTCTCTATATGATTTAGAAAAGAAAATTACAAGCTGCATTGGTGATGGTGGCGAAGTAGTTGATAGTGCCAGTGATAAACTGCGCGGTATCCGTAACCAAATCCGTACTGCGGAAAGCCGCATTCGTGAGAAACTTGAAAATATGACGCGATCTTCTAATGCACAGAAGATGCTATCAGATGCAATCGTAACAATTCGTAATGATCGCTATGTAATTCCTGTGAAGCAAGAATACCGCGGTGTTTATGGTGGTATTGTTCATGACCAATCGGCATCTGGACAAACGTTATTTATTGAGCCACAAGTCATTGTGGAACTAAATAACGCATTGCAAGAAGCACGCGTGAAAGAAAAACAAGAAGTAGAGCGCATCTTAATGGTGTTAACAGAAGAAGTAGCACTAGAAGCAGATACTGTATTAGCAAACGTAGAGGTTATTGCGAATCTTGATTTCATTTTTGCGAGAGCATTTTATGCAAAGCGAATCAAAGCTACAAAACCAATTGTAAATAATGAACGCTATATGAATTTAAGACAAGCACGTCATCCGCTTATCGACCCGGAAATCATTGTGCCAAACGATATTATGCTTGGTAAAGACTTCACAACAATCGTTATTACAGGTCCGAATACAGGTGGTAAGACAGTTACATTAAAAACAGTCGGTATCTGTGTATTAATGGCGCAATCTGGCCTTCATATTCCAGTATTAGACGAATCTGAGATTTGTGTGTTTAAAAACATTTTTGCTGATATCGGTGATGAACAATCGATTGAACAAAGCTTAAGTACGTTCTCCTCACATATGGTGAACATTGTAGATATTTTAGAAAAAGCTGACTTTGAAAGCTTAGTATTATTCGATGAATTAGGTGCCGGAACAGACCCACAAGAAGGGGCTGCGCTTGCCATTTCAATCTTAGATGAAGTATACAACCGCGGAGCGCGCGTTGTCGCAACAACGCATTATCCAGAGCTAAAAGCATATGGTTACAATCGTGAACAAGTTATTAACGCAAGTGTTGAGTTTGATGTAAATACATTAAGCCCAACGTATAAATTATTAATCGGTGTACCAGGACGCAGTAACGCTTTTGAAATTTCCAAACGCCTTGGATTATCTGATCGCGTGATTGACCGTGCTCGTAATCATATTGGTACAGATACGAATAAAATCGAAAATATGATTGCGAAGCTAGAAGAAAGTCAAAAAAATGCAGAGCGCGAATGGAACGAAGCAGAAGAGCATCGTAAACAATCTGAAAAACTTCATCGTGAATTACAGCGTCAAATCATTGAATTTAACGATGAGCGTGATGAAAGATTATTAAAAGCGCAAAAAGAGGGCGAAGAAAAAGTAGAAGCTGCGAAAAAAGAAGCAGAAGGTATCATTCATGAACTTCGTCAACTGCGTAAAGCGCAGCTTGCAAACGTGAAAGATCATGAGCTCATTGAAGCGAAAAGTCGTCTAGAAGGGGCAGCGCCAGAGCTTGTGAAAAAACAAAGAGTAAAAGTGAAAAACACAGCGCCAAAACAACAATTGCGAGCAGGCGACGAAGTGAAAGTATTAACATTCGGTCAAAAAGGACAGCTGCTGAAAAAAGTAAGCGATAATGAGTGGAACGTCCAAATTGGTATTCTGAAGATGAAAGTGAAAGAATCCGATATGGAGTACATTAATACGCCACAACCGGTTGAGAAGAAAGCAGTCGCGACTGTTAAGGGAAGAGACTATCACGTTTCCTTAGAGCTTGACCTTCGTGGCGAGCGTTTTGAAAATGCGATGATGCGCGTTGAAAAATATTTAGATGATGCACAGCTTGCAAACTATCCGCGTGTATCCATCATTCACGGAAAAGGAACAGGAGCACTTCGCCAAGGTGTACAAGACTACTTGAAAAAACATCGCGGCGTGAAAAACTACCGTTACGGTGACATGGGCGAGGGAGGCCTAGGCGTAACAGTTGTCGAATTAAAATAA
- a CDS encoding 23S rRNA pseudouridine(2604) synthase RluF yields the protein MKINQFISEALSCSRRETDRLIKADLVAINGEVCKHGTIVTENDIVMIDGKTIEKEDKEKIYIAFHKPVGITCTAADHIDGNIIEYINHPERIFPVGRLDKASEGLILLTNDGRIANQILHGDYEHEKEYIVTVDKPFTDWFIDGMSRGVKIKDGITKQCKVTRVNSSTFRIILTQGMNRQIRRMSRAFGYTVTKLKRVRIMNIKLDGLEAGEWRNVTVQELQELLKQL from the coding sequence ATGAAAATTAACCAATTTATAAGCGAAGCATTATCCTGCTCAAGGCGAGAAACAGACCGCCTTATTAAAGCGGACCTCGTGGCAATTAACGGTGAAGTGTGTAAGCACGGTACGATTGTTACAGAGAATGATATTGTAATGATTGATGGCAAAACGATTGAAAAAGAGGACAAAGAAAAAATCTACATTGCCTTCCATAAACCAGTTGGCATTACTTGTACAGCTGCGGATCATATTGACGGGAATATCATCGAGTATATCAATCATCCCGAAAGAATCTTTCCAGTTGGCCGCTTAGATAAAGCGTCGGAAGGATTGATTTTGTTAACGAATGATGGAAGGATTGCCAATCAAATTTTACACGGAGATTATGAGCATGAAAAAGAATATATTGTAACGGTCGATAAGCCATTTACAGATTGGTTTATTGACGGAATGTCCCGTGGCGTGAAGATTAAAGATGGAATAACGAAGCAGTGTAAAGTGACACGAGTAAATAGTTCTACATTTCGAATTATTTTAACGCAAGGAATGAACAGACAAATTCGTCGAATGAGCCGTGCTTTTGGATATACAGTAACAAAACTGAAGCGCGTACGAATTATGAATATTAAGCTTGATGGATTAGAGGCTGGAGAGTGGCGGAATGTCACAGTGCAAGAGTTACAGGAATTATTGAAGCAGTTATAG
- the brnQ6 gene encoding branched-chain amino acid transport system II carrier protein BrnQ6 yields the protein MKSSLKLSEMFAISLMLFALFFGAGNMIFPPALGQGAGTDVWIALFGFIITGVGLPLLGVIVIALKGDINELAGRVHPLFALVFTVAIYLCLGVFVSVPRTGTVAYEMGVAPFLSSSVASQAYPLVIFTFIFFAVTFYLALNPSKLVGRIGKVLTPILLAVIAIIVIKALITPIGEFGAPTETYKDPLFKGFIDGYLTLDGLAALVFGNVVINALKGKGITNKKSIAKVTIFAGIIAALGLLIVYLALAYLGASSVSLGMGENGGVILTNVVHHLFGNYGTLLLGVAIAAACLTTSVGIVAACGDFFSALLPKLSYQKVVFIFCVLAFMVANLGLTQLNALALPILIAIYPIGIVLIILSLIENYLRIPLAMYVGGIIGAFVISFFDGLNNAHIQIAALAPILEKVPFYSVGIGWLIPGMIGMFVGYVVSAFQKREVVVGK from the coding sequence ATGAAATCATCTTTAAAGTTATCTGAGATGTTTGCAATAAGTTTAATGTTATTTGCACTATTCTTCGGCGCAGGTAATATGATTTTTCCACCAGCGTTAGGACAAGGTGCTGGAACAGATGTATGGATTGCGTTGTTTGGTTTTATCATTACAGGGGTAGGACTTCCTTTACTAGGGGTTATTGTCATTGCTTTAAAAGGAGATATCAATGAATTAGCAGGTCGCGTGCATCCGTTATTTGCACTTGTTTTTACAGTTGCGATTTATTTATGTTTAGGTGTATTTGTCAGCGTTCCGCGTACAGGAACGGTTGCTTATGAGATGGGAGTCGCTCCATTTTTATCAAGTTCAGTAGCGAGCCAAGCATATCCACTTGTTATCTTTACATTCATTTTCTTTGCAGTTACTTTCTATTTAGCATTAAACCCTTCAAAATTAGTAGGGCGCATCGGAAAAGTATTAACACCAATTTTATTAGCTGTCATTGCAATTATTGTTATTAAAGCACTTATTACACCAATTGGAGAGTTCGGTGCACCGACAGAAACATACAAAGATCCACTGTTTAAAGGATTTATTGATGGATATTTAACATTAGACGGATTAGCAGCACTTGTTTTCGGAAATGTGGTTATCAATGCTTTAAAAGGAAAAGGGATTACAAATAAGAAAAGTATTGCGAAAGTAACAATCTTTGCAGGAATTATTGCAGCACTTGGCTTACTTATCGTTTACTTAGCACTCGCTTACCTTGGGGCTTCTAGTGTATCGCTTGGAATGGGAGAAAACGGCGGTGTTATTTTAACAAACGTTGTTCATCATTTATTTGGAAATTACGGCACACTACTACTTGGGGTAGCAATTGCGGCTGCATGTTTAACAACTTCTGTTGGGATTGTCGCAGCTTGTGGAGATTTTTTCTCAGCACTACTACCAAAGCTGTCTTATCAAAAAGTTGTTTTTATCTTCTGCGTGTTAGCATTTATGGTAGCAAACCTAGGTTTAACACAATTAAATGCATTAGCATTACCAATCTTAATAGCAATCTATCCAATTGGAATCGTATTAATCATATTATCGCTAATTGAAAATTACCTTCGTATCCCGTTGGCAATGTATGTGGGTGGTATTATAGGAGCATTTGTTATTAGCTTTTTCGATGGATTAAATAATGCACACATTCAAATTGCAGCATTAGCGCCGATTTTAGAAAAAGTTCCGTTTTATAGTGTAGGGATTGGATGGTTAATTCCAGGAATGATCGGTATGTTTGTTGGGTATGTTGTTTCGGCTTTTCAGAAGCGAGAAGTTGTTGTAGGGAAATAA
- a CDS encoding prolyl hydroxylase family protein, which yields MNKKPIVLHDEPFVAQYEQIITPAECQELIELSKKHIQPAQAYGHTGERKSDFTWLPHYSHGLVSQVSELIATAMPLPLNHAEPLQAARYEVGGKFDAHIDCYGTWHEDGRNRVEQGGQRLYTAILYLNTVNAGGETFFPSLNLTVTPSEGKLLVFENCKRGTNEPHPLSLHEGCAVHEGEKWIATLWFREKPQY from the coding sequence ATGAATAAAAAGCCAATTGTTCTCCATGATGAGCCTTTTGTAGCCCAGTATGAACAAATAATTACACCAGCAGAATGCCAAGAGTTAATCGAACTATCTAAAAAGCACATCCAACCCGCACAAGCCTATGGACATACAGGGGAACGGAAATCAGATTTTACTTGGCTTCCACACTATTCACATGGACTTGTTAGTCAAGTATCTGAACTTATTGCTACTGCTATGCCCTTGCCGCTTAATCACGCTGAGCCATTACAAGCAGCGAGATATGAAGTTGGGGGGAAATTTGATGCTCATATTGATTGTTATGGTACCTGGCACGAAGATGGGAGGAACCGAGTTGAACAAGGGGGACAACGACTTTATACAGCTATTCTTTATTTGAATACAGTTAATGCAGGTGGAGAAACTTTTTTTCCCTCTCTGAATCTTACAGTTACTCCAAGCGAAGGGAAATTATTAGTTTTTGAAAATTGTAAAAGAGGGACAAATGAACCACATCCCCTTTCATTGCATGAAGGTTGTGCGGTACATGAAGGAGAAAAATGGATTGCTACATTATGGTTTCGTGAAAAACCACAATATTAA
- a CDS encoding class I SAM-dependent rRNA methyltransferase, with product MRSEVTVKIKPKFIKEIKSGYPLILKDAIQNLNDIREEGAIIKIVDEKNQFLGKGYYGKQNKGYGWILTRKEQEHIDQAFFERKIKSALHKRKGFYKSNDTTAFRAVNGEGDGLGGLIIDYYDGYYVISWYSEGIYSFKDEIIGALQKVANFKGIYQKKRFDTKGKYMEDDDFVAGERGEFPIIVKENGVNFAVYLNDGAMVGVFLDQRNVRKQIRDTYAKGKTVLNMFSYTGAFSVFAALGGATKTTSVDLANRSLSKTIEQFSVNGIDYEAQDIIVEDVFHYFKYAAKKQMKFDMVVLDPPSFARSKKYTFSAAKDYKNLLKETISITENNGIIVASTNCSTFDMKKFKGFIDTAFKEMNGKYKILEEYSLPEDFRTIDQFKEGDYLKVVFIEKIKG from the coding sequence ATGCGATCAGAAGTAACTGTAAAGATAAAACCGAAATTTATAAAAGAAATTAAAAGTGGCTATCCACTTATTTTAAAAGATGCAATTCAAAACTTAAATGATATACGTGAAGAGGGGGCAATCATCAAAATTGTTGATGAGAAGAACCAATTTCTTGGTAAAGGATATTACGGAAAGCAAAATAAAGGATATGGCTGGATTTTAACAAGAAAAGAGCAGGAGCACATTGACCAAGCTTTCTTTGAAAGAAAAATCAAATCAGCGTTACATAAGAGAAAAGGTTTTTACAAATCGAATGACACGACTGCATTCCGCGCTGTAAATGGTGAAGGTGATGGCCTTGGTGGTTTAATCATCGATTATTACGATGGCTATTATGTAATTAGCTGGTATAGTGAAGGGATTTATTCTTTTAAAGATGAAATCATTGGGGCTCTTCAAAAAGTAGCAAACTTTAAAGGAATCTACCAGAAGAAGCGTTTTGATACAAAAGGAAAGTATATGGAAGACGATGATTTTGTTGCTGGAGAGCGCGGCGAGTTCCCAATCATCGTGAAAGAGAACGGTGTAAACTTTGCCGTGTATTTAAATGATGGTGCGATGGTTGGCGTATTCTTAGATCAGCGTAACGTTCGAAAACAAATTCGTGACACATACGCGAAAGGTAAAACAGTGTTAAATATGTTCTCTTATACAGGTGCTTTCTCTGTATTCGCAGCGCTTGGCGGAGCGACAAAAACAACAAGTGTTGATCTTGCGAATCGTAGTTTAAGTAAAACAATTGAACAATTTAGCGTGAACGGCATTGACTATGAAGCACAAGATATTATTGTAGAAGACGTTTTCCATTACTTTAAATACGCAGCGAAGAAACAGATGAAGTTTGACATGGTTGTATTAGATCCACCAAGCTTTGCACGGTCTAAAAAATATACATTTAGTGCAGCAAAAGACTATAAAAACCTATTAAAAGAAACAATCTCCATTACAGAAAACAACGGTATTATCGTTGCTTCTACAAACTGCAGTACATTTGATATGAAAAAATTTAAAGGCTTTATTGATACAGCGTTCAAAGAAATGAATGGCAAATATAAAATATTAGAAGAATATTCTTTGCCAGAAGATTTCCGTACGATTGACCAATTTAAAGAAGGCGACTATTTAAAGGTTGTTTTTATTGAAAAAATTAAAGGATAA
- a CDS encoding YwbE family protein, with product MNGQKRANISPGLEVDIVLKKDQRTGTLTRGIVKDILTNSPSHPHGIKVRLQDGQVGRVQHIVQ from the coding sequence ATGAACGGGCAAAAACGAGCTAACATTTCACCAGGTCTTGAAGTTGATATTGTCTTAAAAAAAGACCAACGTACTGGTACACTCACTAGAGGGATTGTAAAAGATATTTTGACAAACTCACCGTCTCATCCGCACGGTATTAAAGTGCGCTTACAAGACGGACAAGTTGGCAGAGTGCAGCATATTGTTCAATAG
- a CDS encoding response regulator transcription factor, translating into MSHHILLVEDDSSIQEMVEKYLTKEGFQITIASDGEEGVLTFLKGSFDLIILDIMMPKLDGLEVVRIIREKSAVPILMMSAKDTDVDKAVGLGLGADDYICKPFSMIELAARVKASIRRSTKYSATEQKEETIEIGDLKIDLINFTVQKKEKQLKLTLKEFEILKLFVKNQNRVFTKAQIYNLIWNEEYYGDDNVINVHMRRLREKIEDDPSNPEYIKTLWGIGYKLEVM; encoded by the coding sequence ATGTCACATCATATTTTGTTAGTGGAAGATGATAGCTCTATTCAAGAAATGGTCGAGAAATATTTAACTAAAGAGGGCTTTCAAATAACAATTGCATCTGATGGAGAAGAAGGAGTTCTCACATTTCTAAAAGGCTCATTTGATTTAATCATTCTCGATATCATGATGCCAAAGCTAGACGGATTAGAAGTTGTGAGAATCATTCGCGAAAAAAGTGCTGTGCCGATTTTAATGATGTCCGCAAAAGATACGGATGTGGATAAGGCGGTCGGTTTAGGACTTGGAGCAGATGACTACATCTGTAAACCATTTTCTATGATTGAACTGGCAGCTCGGGTAAAGGCAAGCATTCGAAGATCTACAAAGTATTCAGCCACGGAGCAGAAAGAAGAAACGATTGAGATTGGTGATTTAAAAATTGATCTGATTAATTTCACTGTGCAAAAAAAAGAAAAACAGCTAAAATTGACTTTGAAAGAATTTGAGATTTTAAAACTATTTGTGAAGAATCAAAATCGTGTATTTACAAAAGCACAAATCTATAACCTGATTTGGAATGAAGAATATTATGGTGATGATAACGTGATTAATGTTCACATGAGACGGTTGCGTGAAAAGATTGAAGATGATCCTTCTAATCCAGAATATATTAAAACATTATGGGGCATTGGCTATAAGTTGGAAGTGATGTAG
- a CDS encoding sensor histidine kinase, giving the protein MISLLTIVIFILLGVIYFQYRIQKSKSANVRYTYEKLQDIVKQQTGEKLLVVTDDKELQKLLVAINHLLDAKQKTNADHAKVEISMRKMLSNISHDLKTPLTVILGYTEMLNVDKTISEEERQVLLEKVHLKTLEVMELIHKFFDLAKLESGDKAVEMTKVNMNEVCREKILTFYDLVTTKGFEVHIDIPEKNVYALGNTEVLGRVLNNLISNAIAYGYDGKTLGITLRDDDRCVYVDVWDCGKGIDESHIDKVFERMYTLEDSRNRLYQGSGLGLTITKRLVEALGGEIHLSSTPYKKTVFTIVLKKIEF; this is encoded by the coding sequence ATGATCTCTCTTTTAACGATCGTTATCTTCATATTATTAGGTGTTATTTATTTTCAATATAGAATACAGAAAAGTAAAAGTGCAAATGTACGCTATACATATGAAAAGTTACAGGATATTGTAAAGCAGCAAACAGGTGAGAAATTATTAGTTGTGACGGATGATAAAGAACTGCAAAAATTATTAGTAGCAATTAATCATTTATTAGATGCGAAACAAAAAACGAATGCTGATCATGCGAAGGTTGAAATTTCGATGAGAAAGATGCTTTCTAACATTTCACATGACTTAAAAACACCGCTCACTGTTATTCTTGGGTATACAGAAATGTTAAATGTGGATAAAACGATAAGTGAAGAAGAACGACAAGTATTGCTAGAAAAGGTACATTTGAAAACTTTGGAAGTAATGGAACTTATTCATAAATTTTTTGATTTGGCGAAATTAGAATCTGGAGATAAAGCAGTCGAAATGACAAAGGTGAATATGAATGAAGTATGCCGAGAAAAGATTTTAACGTTTTATGATTTAGTAACGACCAAAGGATTTGAGGTGCATATTGATATACCGGAGAAAAATGTATATGCACTTGGAAATACAGAAGTATTAGGTAGGGTGTTGAATAATTTAATATCCAATGCAATTGCGTATGGATATGATGGGAAAACACTTGGTATTACATTAAGAGATGATGATAGGTGCGTGTATGTTGATGTGTGGGACTGTGGTAAAGGAATTGATGAATCGCATATTGATAAAGTATTTGAACGCATGTATACGTTAGAAGATTCAAGGAACCGATTGTATCAAGGCAGCGGTCTTGGGCTTACGATTACAAAACGACTTGTGGAAGCGTTAGGAGGAGAAATTCATCTTTCTAGTACGCCATATAAGAAAACGGTATTTACAATTGTACTGAAAAAAATAGAGTTTTAG
- a CDS encoding ABC transporter ATP-binding protein, translating to MSYVLKTNQLTKVFEGKEVISGVNMHVKKGEIYGFLGPNGAGKTTIMKMITNLIKPTSGDIEIFGEKLTDTSYDVLKRMGTIIEYPIFYDKLTAKENLYLHCEYMGYYDKKGIQHALDLVNLHNVENKKVKDFSLGMKQRLGIARAILTKPELLILDEPINGLDPIGIRELRDLFKMLCKEYGITLLVSSHILGEMEQMADTIGVIQNGKLIKEVSMNSINGKQTEYIEIHVQDVKRAAYVLENKLRITNYKILSENIIRVYEMTETQQAISKALIMNDVEIESINKKHSSLEEYFLNLVNGEGIHA from the coding sequence ATGTCCTATGTATTAAAAACAAATCAGTTAACAAAAGTATTTGAGGGGAAAGAAGTAATTTCTGGGGTTAATATGCATGTGAAAAAAGGGGAGATCTACGGTTTTTTAGGGCCAAACGGTGCTGGTAAAACAACGATTATGAAGATGATTACAAATTTAATAAAACCAACGAGTGGGGATATTGAAATTTTCGGTGAGAAATTAACAGATACATCTTATGATGTGTTAAAACGTATGGGAACAATTATTGAATACCCTATTTTTTATGACAAGTTAACAGCTAAGGAAAATTTATATCTTCATTGCGAATATATGGGTTACTACGACAAGAAGGGGATCCAGCATGCATTAGACCTTGTCAATTTACACAACGTGGAGAATAAAAAGGTAAAAGATTTTTCATTAGGGATGAAACAAAGGTTAGGAATTGCCAGAGCGATTCTGACAAAGCCAGAGCTATTAATTTTAGATGAACCAATTAATGGTTTAGATCCAATTGGGATTAGAGAATTGCGTGATCTATTTAAAATGCTTTGTAAAGAATATGGAATTACTTTATTAGTATCTAGTCATATTTTAGGTGAAATGGAGCAAATGGCAGATACAATAGGGGTTATTCAAAATGGGAAATTGATAAAAGAAGTTTCAATGAACAGTATTAATGGTAAGCAAACGGAGTATATTGAAATTCACGTTCAAGATGTAAAACGAGCAGCGTATGTTTTAGAAAACAAACTACGTATAACAAATTACAAAATTCTGAGTGAGAATATCATTCGCGTGTACGAAATGACAGAGACGCAACAAGCGATTTCTAAAGCGCTCATCATGAATGACGTAGAAATTGAAAGTATAAACAAAAAGCATAGTTCATTAGAAGAATATTTCTTGAATCTCGTGAATGGAGAGGGGATCCATGCTTAA